From the Armatimonadota bacterium genome, the window GGAACTCTATCCCTGGGCACGTCCAGAAGTGGTACAGGCTAACGAGCACCTGCAGCACAAAACAGGCTACCTGAACGTACCTTTCTTCGTGGTGAGGACAGCGGTTTACTTCGCGATATGGATTGGGCTGGCTCGGGTACTGCGCAAATGGTCGTTACAACAGGATATAACCGAAGACCCCGTGCTGGCGCAAAAGCGCATGAATCTCAGCGCACCCGGACTGGTGCTGTTTGTACTGACCGTCACCTTCGCCATGATAGACTGGGTGATGTCCCTGGAACCACTCTGGCAGTCCAGCATCTACGGTGCGTGGTTCATTGTCGGGCAGGGATTGAGTGCATTCGCCTTCTCTACCGCCGTGCTGCTGATTGCCGCCCGTCACAAACCGTTCGCCGATGTGGTGAACCCGAAACTGACGCGCGATTTGGGCAACCTAACGTTTGCTTTTGTTATCCTGTGGGCATATACGTCCTTCTCGCAGTTTTTGATAATGTGGTCAGCGAACCTGCCAGAAGAGATTGTGTACTACGTGAAACGCAATCAGGGCGGCTGGCAGTATCTCAGCGCGGCGTTGACGGTGCTGCAGTTTTTCCTGCCGTTCCTGCTGTTGCTATCCAGCAGAGTCAAACGATATGCTGGCTTGCTGTTAAAGGTTATGGTGTTCATCTTGATAATGCGAGTGATAGACCTGTTCTGGATTATCGTGCCCGCGTTCGGCAGGCAAACTTTGAGCGTGCACTGGCTGGACATCACCTTGTTAGCGGGCATTGGCGGGGTGTGGCTGGCATGGTTTGCCCAGCAGGTGCGCTCCGCGCCATTACTACCTCGCCACGATTCACGTCTACAGGAGGCTTGGCTGTATGAGCACAGCGCATCACCCGTCGCCTAAAAAGAACGGACACGGTGGCGGCTACGAGAAGCAGGATGTGGGCTTTCGCTTCGCTATGGTGTTCGTGTCGGCGTTGATAGCCGCCGTGATCGTGGTGCTGATATTTCTGGTGTGGTTCTATCGGGTGGTTGTGCCTCAACCTCCTCCTGCACCGAAACCGATAGCCCAGCAACGTCCACTGCCTCCTGCTCCCGTGCTGCAGGTGAACCCGGCGGTGGATATGCAGAAGTTCCGCGAGCGAGAGGAGCAGAAAGCCTCCTCTTATGGATGGGTGGATGAAAAGGGGGGCATCGCACACGTGCCCGTACAACGGGCGATGGAGATAGTAGCAGAACGCGGCTTGCCCCAGTGGCAGCCGCCCAAAGCGACGCAGGAGAAGAAACAATGAAAACAGGGATAGCTATCGCTCTGTTGACCATATCGCTGATCGTGCCTGCCAGTGCACAATTCTGGCGGCAGCCTGAGCCGGAGAAGAGCACCAACGTGAACCTGGCTCGCGATATCACCATCGAGCAGAAACTGAACGAACAGGTTCCGCTTGACCTCACATTCCGCGATGAAACGGGCAAAACGGTGCAGCTGAGGCAGTACTTCGGGAAGAAGCCGGTGCTGCTGACGTTGGTGTACTACGAGTGCCCCTCGCTGTGCGGGCTGGTGCTGCAAGGGTTGCTGAAGAGCCTGCGCGTGCTCAACTATACGCCGGGCGATCAGTTCGAGATTGTGACGGTCAGCATCAGCCCTTCCGAGACGCCCGAACTGGCTGCTACCAAGAAGCAGAACTTCCTGAAGGAGTACGGTCGGCTGGACGCTGCGAAGGGCTGGCACTGGCTGACGGGCGAGGAGCAGAACATCCGCGCACTGGCAGATGCGGTGGGCTTCCGATATGTGTACGACCCAAAGAGTAAACAGTACGCGCACGCCGCGGGCATCATGTTGTTGACACCCAGCGGCAGGGTCTCGCGCTACTTCTACGGCATCGAGTATTC encodes:
- a CDS encoding electron transporter SenC gives rise to the protein MKTGIAIALLTISLIVPASAQFWRQPEPEKSTNVNLARDITIEQKLNEQVPLDLTFRDETGKTVQLRQYFGKKPVLLTLVYYECPSLCGLVLQGLLKSLRVLNYTPGDQFEIVTVSISPSETPELAATKKQNFLKEYGRLDAAKGWHWLTGEEQNIRALADAVGFRYVYDPKSKQYAHAAGIMLLTPSGRVSRYFYGIEYSPRDLRLGIMDASQGKVGSLVEKVILFCYQYDPTTGKYSLVIIRIVQLASVFTLLALGSFMAIHFYREKHAQSLRKREEVAKG